A genomic stretch from Oscarella lobularis chromosome 11, ooOscLobu1.1, whole genome shotgun sequence includes:
- the LOC136192620 gene encoding dnaJ homolog subfamily C member 21-like isoform X1: MKCHYEVLGVGRDASDDEIKRSYRKLALKWHPDKNLDRNDEATRLFTEIQQAYDVLSDPQERAWYDRHREAILRGGVDDYVDDSLNLMQFFSSSAYSGYGDDEKGFFAVFRRVFNTIVEEDSPFDGPVHSEGEEKIPVFGDSTSSYEETVHAFYAYWQSYFTKKSFVWLEKYDVRQAPSRWAARQMEKENKKVRDAAKKERNEVIRKLVSYVRKRDPRVKERQQVLKARQEEIAKRFEEERLRQKRERRKELEGYKEQDWVAASASRLDTEMEAMERWLDEEFDEGDEEGEEESPGDEDLTDDGDGAVDDLYCVACDKLFRSENALVNHAQSRKHKDRVALLKAELVAEDEEFGFVDVGERGAVGGEGAEKLSKKQRRKARKEKQQKEEEQEQEDEIDHSVEQEAEEEIAVKKEKKKKTGKETTKRTVDSKEDSELECQICRETFPSRNKLFQHIKATNHAVLVEKSSSKKTKGKGKKNKK, from the exons ATGAAGTGCCATTACGAGGTCCTCGGCGTCGGAAGAGACgcgtcggacgacgaaatcaaacGATCGTACCGCAAACTCGCGCTAAAATGGCATCCAGACAAGAATTTagatcgaaacgacgaagcgacgcgcTTATTCACCGAAATCCAACAGGCGTACGACGTTCTGAGCGATCCTCAGGAGCGCGCCTGGTACGATCGGCATCGGGAAGCGATTCtccgcggcggcgtcgacgactacgtcgacgattcgctcaATCTCATGCAGTTCTTCAGTTCGTCGGCCTATTCGGgttacggcgacgacgagaagggaTTTTTCGCCGTATTTCGACGAGTATTTAATACGATCGTCGAGGAGGATTCTCCTTTCGACGGTCCTGTGCATTCGGAAGGCGAAGAGAAA ATTCCCGTATTTGGTGATTCTACGAGTTCCTACGAAGAGACGGTCCACGCCTTCTACGCGTATTGGCAAAGTTATTTCACTAAGAAATCGTTTGTTTGGCTGGagaaatatgacgtcagacagGCGCCGAGTCGATGGGCGGCGCGTCaaatggagaaagagaataaGAAAGTtcgcgacgcggcgaaaaAGGAGCGCAACGAGGTGATACGAAAATTGGTTTCGTACGTGAGAAAGAGAGATCCGCGCGTGAAAGAACGACAGCAGGTGTTGAAAGCGAGACAGGAAGAAATTGCGAAGCGCTTTGAAGAGGAGCGTTTGAGACAgaagagagaacgaagaaagGAATTGGAAGGATATAAGGAGCAAGATTGGGTTGCCGCCTCTGCTTCGCGTCTTGATACGGAAATGGAAGCGATGGAACGATGGTTGGATGAGGAATTCGATGAGGGAGAtgaggagggggaggaggagagtCCAGGGGATGAGGATTTGACTGATGACGGGGATGGAGCGGTTGATGATTTGTATTGCGTCGCTTGTGATAAGTTGTTTAGGTCGGAAAACGCGTTGGTGAATCATGCCCAATCGAGGAAGCATAAGGATAGGGTGGCTTTGTTGAAAGCTGAGCTTGTGGCTGAAGATGAGGAGTTTGGTTTTGTTGATGTGGGCGAAAGAGGTGCTGTGGGCGGTGAAGGGGCCGAGAAACTGTCGAAAaagcagagaagaaaagctcggaaagaaaaacagcaaaaggaagaagaacaagaacAAGAAGATGAAATTGATCATAGTGTTGAACAGGAAGCAGAAGAGGAAATAGCCGttaagaaggaaaagaaaaaaaagacgggtaaagagacgacgaaaagaactGTCGATTCCAAAGAAGATTCTGAGCTTGAGTGTCAAATTTGCAGAGAAACTTTCCCGTCGCGAAATAAGCTATTTCAGCACATAAAGGCCACCAATCACGCCGTTTTGGTAGAAAAatcttcgtcgaagaaaacgaaaggcaaagggaagaagaacaaaaagTAA